A DNA window from Helianthus annuus cultivar XRQ/B chromosome 15, HanXRQr2.0-SUNRISE, whole genome shotgun sequence contains the following coding sequences:
- the LOC110911109 gene encoding cyclin-dependent kinase inhibitor 7, which yields MMTGATAVEDAAGEKSQTSTLLHNTTEKLQFTDLEESVKLKFHPYRKPRNEIKAGSVSPEITTEIPSSVISSRRTLPRTGATAVDKHPGEKSPTPTLIQITTEKDSRRPCVAAGCLSFNHSKKLQFTDSENNIKLKFHPYRKESVSPEMITANPATVTSSRRTVPAAEIEEFFVSAEKERQKRFKDKYNYDIVKDTPLEGRFEWIQLKP from the exons ATGATGACCGGAGCTACGGCGGTGGAGGACGCTGCCGGAGAGAAGTCACAGACGTCAACGCTACTTCATAATACGACGGAAAAACTTCAATTCACCGATCTGGAG GAAAGTGTCAAACTGAAGTTTCATCCGTACAGAAAACCTAGAAACGAGATTAAGGCTGGATCAGTCTCACCGGAGATAACTACAGAAATTCCGTCGTCGGTTATCAGTTCTCGCCGTACATTGCCGAGGACCGGAGCTACGGCGGTGGATAAACATCCCGGAGAGAAGTCGCCAACGCCAACGTTAATTCAAATCACGACGGAAAAGGATAGTCGTCGTCCGTGTGTTGCCGCCGGTTGCCTTAGCTTCAATCATTCGAAAAAACTTCAATTCACCGATTCAGAG AATAACATCAAATTGAAGTTTCATCCGTACAGAAAAGAATCAGTCTCGCCGGAAATGATTACAGCAAATCCAGCAACGGTTACCAGTTCTCGCCGTACAGTTCCGGCAGCTGAAATCGAAGAATTCTTTGTGTCTGCTGAGAAAGAACGTCAAAAACGTTTCAAGGACAA GTATAATTACGATATTGTAAAGGATACTCCATTGGAAGGTCGGTTCGAGTGGATTCAACTGAAGCCGTGA